Genomic segment of Mycobacterium botniense:
CCGGCAGCGGGTCGCTCACCACGTCGACGAGGCGGAAACTGACCCGGTCGGCTACCCCCGCACAGCCGGCCAGCCGCGCAGCCCGCTCCAGCCCCACCTCGGAAAAGTCGATACCGACCACGTGCCAGCCGCGGCTAGCCAGCCAAATCGCGTTTCGGCCCTCACCGCATGCCACATCCAGCGCCCGGCCCGGCGGCACAGCCGCCATTTCGGCAGCCACAAAGGTGTTCGGTTCCGTCCCCCACAGCAGTTCAGCCTCGCCGTAGCGGGCATTCCAGGCCTCGGCGTCCATCCGTCGCTCCAATCCGGCCGCCGCGCTGCTCGGCCCCACACGGTCAACCGACCCACACAGATCACGTCACCGGCCAGCATACCCACACGGGTATATGAGCAGCAGGTGGCAGTGGGACTCCCGAGGGCAAGCCTGGCTCGGCAACGGTGCCAGCACGGACCAGACACTGAGCCCGTCACAGAGTCCACCTAAGGCCGAATGACCCTACCTCGGCTAGGAATCCCGGCGCCATGATGGCGGTCATGACAAAGCTCGTGGATGTGGCGATCATCGGTGCCGGAGGAGCTGGCTACCCCGCCGCCTTCCGGCTCGCCGCAGCCGGGCGCGAGGTGCTCATGGCCGACCCAATCGGTAACCTCGGCGGCGATTGCCTGGCCGAAGGCTGTGTGCCGTCGAAGGCGGTACGCGAGGCGGCGCTCAGCTACCAACGCGCCCGGCGGGGGCCCCTCGCCGATATCAGCGGCCCGCCCGGGCCGGACCTGCTTGACGCGACGTCGAGGTGGCACACCATCCTCAGGCGCAAAGATGCCGTCCAGCAGATGCGCTACGACCAGCACCGCAACGAACTTAAGGAATCCGCGGTGCACTTCGTGGCAGGGGGAGCCCGCGTGGTCGACGAAAACGAGCTCGAGGTGGAGACCGATGCCGGCGAGGTTCGCCGCGTGGGCTTTCACAGCCTGGTGATTGCCACCGGCTCGGCCCCCAGCCGACTTCCTATCCCTGGAGCGGAATTGGCCGCAACGTCCCACGAGCTATTCCGTCTCGGCGCCGATCTGGTGTTTCCGCACCGGCCGGTCATCATCGGCGGGGGCTACATCGGCGTTGAGACCGCCACCATATTGGAGCACCTCGGTGCCGCTCCAGTCATCCTGGAGCTCACCGACCAGCTGCTGCCGGGCTTCGACCGGGACCTGGCCGACTTTCTGGCGCGCTCGTTGCGCGGGAGGGTCCGGCTCGAGCTCGGCGCGGCCGTCACCGGGATCGAGCGCTCCGGCACCGATTTTGTGGTGCGCTACCGATCCGCTCACGACAGCACCGAGGACTCGGTCGTCGGCGACCTCGTCGTCATGGCAACCGGCCGGGTCCCGGTTCTTCCCGACGGAATCGAGCATCTCACCGTCAAGCTCGATCATCACCGAGCCCCGCTCATCGACGCCACAATCCGCACCACCAATCCTTCGGTGTGGGCACCCGGCGATGTCAACGGCAAAAGCATGCTGTTCCACTCCGCGGTGCGCCAGAGCATCGTCGTCGCGCACAACATCCTCGCCGGCGGCGCCAGCGCAGACCGGATGGACTTCACCGCTGTGCCCTTTACCGTCTTCACCGACCCCGAGCTTGCGAGTGTGGGACTCACCGAGGCGAAAGCCGCCGAACAGCACCGTGACGTGGTTGTCGGCAGCTATGACTACACCGTCGACGCCCGGGCCCAGATTCTCGGAGAGACCATCGGGTATCTCAAGCTCCTGTTCGACGCGCACAGCGCCCGCCTGCTCGGCGCCCAGATTGCCGGCGTCGACGCCGCCCACCTCGTAGCGCCCCTCGCCCTCGCGCTCAACGAAGGACTCGACGCCCGTGCCCTGGCCGAGGTGGCTTTTCCCCACCCGATGATCTCCGAAGGCATCAACGCCGCGGCACGCCAGATACTTGTCTGAGCGACCCACCGCCGGGCGCCGGGCTGAGGCCGGGTCACCACCCGCTGAGCTCGGCAGGGGCGGCTAAATACTGACCACCGTGACGGTGCCGGCCCAGTAGTCGCTGACGTAGAGGCGACTGCCGTCGGGGCTGATCGCCAATCCGTGGGGATAGGCGCCGATGTCGATGGTGTTGACGACGCACTGGACGATCGTGTCGATAACGGACACGGTCCGCTCACCCACATTGCCGACGTATGCGCGCTTGCCGTCTGGACTGATCTGCACACTTCGGGGCAGGCCGCCGACCATGATGCGCTGCGCTGCGTTGGTCACCGTGTCGATGACCGACAGTGAGCAGCAACCGGTCACATACGCCGTCAAGCTGTCTGGGGTCAACGTCACCGCAAGTGGTGTATCACCCGGTTCAATCGGCGTGACGCAGTGGGTGGCCAGGTTGACCGCTGACACCGATTCGGTGTCCTCATGCGTGACGTACATCGTCAATCCATCGGGGCTGACCGTGATGCTGTCCGGGGCGGCAGGCAGGTCGATGACATCGCCCACGGCGTGGGCCGCGGTGTCGATCACGGCGACGAAACCACGACGGTACTGGCGATACGGGCTGGGCCGAACACAGGCGGCGTACACGCGAGTGCCGTGGGGGTTCGCCGCAAGATCAACGATCGCGCAGCCGCCCGCACCGGGAATGGTTGCGACCGTGACGCCTTGGGTGGTGCTCACCGAAATCCAGCTGCTGCAACCACGATCATGCTTCGCGTTGTGCGCTGCGTAGACCAGGGTCTGATCCGTGGTCGCGACCTCCCGCGCGCACACGGCGCCGGGAATCACACCGACCCTGTGGTCGGCGAGGTCGACCACAGAAACACAACCTTCGTAGCTCGTCACATAGAGTCGATCGCCGTCGATACCGAACATCAGATCCTTCGGATGCCCGCACGCCGAGATAATGCCCGTGATGTTGTTCAGACGGCTGATCACCGCGACCGAGTTGCTCTGCGCCACATACACGCAAGCGCTGTCGGGGCTGACCGCCACATCACCGGCCCGACCGGCAAGCGCGATAGTCGCGACAACCCGCGGCACCGGTGCACACTCACCCGGATCCGGCTCATCCCACAGCAGCGCACCAGCGGGATCGACCGGGCCCGTGCCTGAGTCGCCCCGGCCGATGGCCTGATGACGGCTCTCACACGTCTTGCCGGTCATTGCCGCTGATGTGGCTGGTCGACTGGGTTGCGGTGCCATCACCTCAGCTCCTGCAGATCTCGCAGCCGACCTGGTGATGACGACCCGATCGCCGCATCATGATTGTCGACGGTGCGGAGGTAGCCGTGCATAGAGGCAAAAGTCATTAATCCGTTGGGAGCTATCGTTCTCGCAGCCCACTGCCGCCGGATTTCACCCACGGTCTGCAGTGAGCTGGCGCCGGCGCCGGCCGGCTACCGGCTGTCCACCCGCCCCACTAGGTCTGGGCGGCGGCTTTGCGTTCGGCGATCTTGGCGCGGACCTCAACCATGTCAAGGGCTTTGATCTGGCCGATCAGGTTTTCCAGCACCGCTGCGGGAAGCGCTCCGGGCTGGCTGTATACCAGCACGCCGTCGCGGAATGCCATGATGGTGGGAACCGACCGGATGCCGGCAACGGCTGCCAACTCCCGCTCAGCATCGGTGTCGACCTTGGCGTGAACGATGTCGGGATGCTTGCGCGCGGACTGTTCGAAAACCGGGCCGAACGCCCGGCAGGGCCCGCACCAGGGCGCCCAGAAGTCGACCAAGACGAGCGGATTGTCACGGATCGTCGGCTCAAAATCGGTGAAAGTAAGCTCTTTAACGCCCATTTCACACACCTTTCTGTGGTGTCTCGGTAACGTTTTTGCGGTGTTTCTGTCGTGTAGGTGAAACGGTTTGGGTGCTCACGCCCGCCCCAGCTTCCGGGGCCGTCTCTCCCGCACAGGGCAGTGCTGCGGTTTCAGCTCGCCGAGTACGGCGTGGTAGTGGTTGTGTGCGCTCATGATCACTACAATAGTGATACCCGTCGGGGTATTCCCGGGCCTGCTGACCGGCGGCTAGCCCAAGCATACCCCAGGGGGTAACATGGGGTCGGCGGATGGAGGAATCAATGATTCGTGACGAGGACAGCATGTCCGCCGTGCTCAATCGGCTGCGGCGCGCCCAGGGACAACTTGCCGGGGTGATCGCGATGATCGAGCAAGGCCGTGACTGCAAGGACGTCGTGACACAGCTGGCGGCGGTGTCCCGCGCCCTGGACCGCGCGGGGTTCAAGATCGTCGCATCCGGTCTGCGCGACTGCATCACCGGAACCAGCGCGACCGGTACCGCACCGCTCACGGAGTCCGAACTCGAAAAGCTCTTCCTGGCTTTGGCATAGCGCCCGTGGACATCATCGACAAACGGCAACATCGACACATCCAGGAGGTTTACCGATGACATCGGGTCTCAGCACCACACTGGACACCTCGTTCGGCGAGGCAGTCGAACGCACGACGCAGGCGCTGGCCGAGCAGGGCTTTGGTGTGCTGACCAAGATCGACGTCAAAGCCACGCTGAAAGAAAAGCTCGGCGAGGACATGGAGGATTACCTGATTCTCGGCGCCTGCAACCCGGCACTGGCGCACCGCGCCCTGGATGTGGACCGCCAGATCGGTCAGCTGCTGCCCTGCAACGTTGTGGTGCGAACCGACCCTGCCAGCCCGGGCCGAAAGGTCATCGTCGAGGCGATGGACCCGCAGGTCATGATCCAGGTGACCGGCCAGGCGGGGGCGCTGCAGGAAATCGCCGACCAAGCCGCCGCCAAACTGCAGGCCGCGGTCAGCGCGATCGGGCAAACCGCCCAGACACGGTAGACGGCCAAGCCGAGCCAACGCTGTGGCCCTTCTGACGCGGGTCTGGGACGGTGCGATCCCGCTGACCCGTCGATGGGGGCAAGAATCCTGCAGTGCTGTCCGGTTCGCCTTCCGCTTAACCCCGCCCGGAGGAATGCTGATCGGCGCGCACAGCGGCCGGCTGAGTGCGATTACCGTGGCGGCAGGGCACTGACCAACGGCGTGTCGACCCCGATCCGCCCCAGCCTGCCCGCGCCGCCGGGCGAGCCCAGGGGACGCTCGCGGCCAGGCAATATCTCGCTGAAGAATGCGGCATTGTCAGCCAGGTGCTGTTGCTGATCTGCTGGTAGATCGGTTTCGTAATAGATCGCTTCCATGCGGCAAACTAGTTTGCAGGCACCACAATCCACGCACTCATCAGGATTGATGTACAGAGAGCGGGCTCCTTCGTAGATGCAGTCGACTGGGCACTCCGGCACGCAGGACTTGTCCATCACGTCAACACATGATCTGCCAATCACATACGTCATGGCCGAAGCCTACTGTCGCCTGAGATGTTTCAGGGTGAGGAAGAAGACCCATTTCGTGGGGACCAATGGCACTGGGGCGGGGTCCGGTGACCACCTCGGGCGCAACTCGGCACCTCGTACACGATCAGCGGACAACCATGGCGCCCAGTTGCCCGACAACCAAAGTCGATTCGAGCTGCCGCACTGCCCCGGCACCGCGTTCACCGGTCTCAGCGCAGCGGCGCCGCGGATAATCGCTGCGAAGTGTGCACCGTCCGTCTGGCAGCGTGAGCCCTTGTGCACTAGCGGCGCGGCAGGTAACGCATCCGATCCGGCGATCACCACTAGGCCGGCCCGGCCCACAACAGCAGCGGGGCAGTCGAGGTTGTCGTATGCGATGGGCGGCCCTTTCGCCGGCCTGCGCTTCGCGGCCACGCCGCTGACCGCTGGGCCCACCAACACCGACGTAGCGCCGAGCGCTAAGCGGGCGCGCGTGATCGGCAACATCGAGCGCGTAGCGAACCTGTTTTTGACCAAGACCGCAACCGCCGGCAGATCGACACACTAGCCGAATTCGATCGTGCACCCGGGCATGAGCGAATGCACTCGCCCCCCATACTCGATATCGATCGCGTTGGTCTGCTCAGAGTCCGAGGTGACCTTCGCCTGGCGGCCACTGACCTGCACGTGCAGGCGATGACCACGATATCTGAGGGGAAAGGTCAGTGTTCCAAGGGTTTCAGGCCACAGCGGGTTCAGCACGATACGGTCGGCGCGAAATTCCAGTCCGGTGAAGCACCGCTGCAAAAGGTCGACGCTTCCGGCCATCGCCGCCAGATGAATGCCCTCAAAGGTGGTTCCTCCCTGCACGTCTGCGATGTCGGATAACAGGAGTTGCTGGAAGTACTTCAGCGCCCGGTCCCGGTCGCCGCGGGCCGAAACCCAGGAATGCACGATCGCGCTCAGCGTGGAGCCGTGTGAGGTGCGGGATCGGTAGTAGTCAATGGTTTTCGGGATCTGATCGGGGGCGAATCGGTATCCCAAACGGTCGAACAATTCACGCAGTTCGTCGGAGGACAGCAGGTAAAACAGCATCAGCACATCGGCCTGCTTAGCGGCTTTGTAGTTGTTGACGTCGTCGTTCTCGGCCTCCAGAATGCGGTCCAGACGCTGAATGTTCCCGTACCGCTTGCGATAGCCGTCCCAATCCAATTCGGCTAGCTGCTCATAGCCCTCGAATTGGCTGATCACACCGTCGTGGAACGGCACGAACATCCGCCGGCTCACGTCGTCCCACAAGTCGAATTCCGAACTGTCCACCCCGAGCCTTTCCACCAGGTCGAGCCGATCCGACAACGGCAGCAGCTCGAATGCTTCCATCGCACGCACGATCGCCCACACCGCCATCACATTGGTGTAGGCGTTGTTGTCGATGCCGTCGTAGATCCGACCGGGATAGCCCGAATGGAACTCGTCGGGCCCAATGACACCGCGAATCACATAGCGTCCACGCGCGGTATCCAGGCTGGCCAAACTCACCCAGAAGCGCG
This window contains:
- the fdxA gene encoding ferredoxin, with product MTYVIGRSCVDVMDKSCVPECPVDCIYEGARSLYINPDECVDCGACKLVCRMEAIYYETDLPADQQQHLADNAAFFSEILPGRERPLGSPGGAGRLGRIGVDTPLVSALPPR
- the trxA gene encoding thioredoxin: MGVKELTFTDFEPTIRDNPLVLVDFWAPWCGPCRAFGPVFEQSARKHPDIVHAKVDTDAERELAAVAGIRSVPTIMAFRDGVLVYSQPGALPAAVLENLIGQIKALDMVEVRAKIAERKAAAQT
- a CDS encoding DUF302 domain-containing protein → MTSGLSTTLDTSFGEAVERTTQALAEQGFGVLTKIDVKATLKEKLGEDMEDYLILGACNPALAHRALDVDRQIGQLLPCNVVVRTDPASPGRKVIVEAMDPQVMIQVTGQAGALQEIADQAAAKLQAAVSAIGQTAQTR
- a CDS encoding dihydrolipoyl dehydrogenase, with amino-acid sequence MTKLVDVAIIGAGGAGYPAAFRLAAAGREVLMADPIGNLGGDCLAEGCVPSKAVREAALSYQRARRGPLADISGPPGPDLLDATSRWHTILRRKDAVQQMRYDQHRNELKESAVHFVAGGARVVDENELEVETDAGEVRRVGFHSLVIATGSAPSRLPIPGAELAATSHELFRLGADLVFPHRPVIIGGGYIGVETATILEHLGAAPVILELTDQLLPGFDRDLADFLARSLRGRVRLELGAAVTGIERSGTDFVVRYRSAHDSTEDSVVGDLVVMATGRVPVLPDGIEHLTVKLDHHRAPLIDATIRTTNPSVWAPGDVNGKSMLFHSAVRQSIVVAHNILAGGASADRMDFTAVPFTVFTDPELASVGLTEAKAAEQHRDVVVGSYDYTVDARAQILGETIGYLKLLFDAHSARLLGAQIAGVDAAHLVAPLALALNEGLDARALAEVAFPHPMISEGINAAARQILV
- a CDS encoding metal-sensitive transcriptional regulator, which translates into the protein MIRDEDSMSAVLNRLRRAQGQLAGVIAMIEQGRDCKDVVTQLAAVSRALDRAGFKIVASGLRDCITGTSATGTAPLTESELEKLFLALA
- a CDS encoding YncE family protein translates to MTGKTCESRHQAIGRGDSGTGPVDPAGALLWDEPDPGECAPVPRVVATIALAGRAGDVAVSPDSACVYVAQSNSVAVISRLNNITGIISACGHPKDLMFGIDGDRLYVTSYEGCVSVVDLADHRVGVIPGAVCAREVATTDQTLVYAAHNAKHDRGCSSWISVSTTQGVTVATIPGAGGCAIVDLAANPHGTRVYAACVRPSPYRQYRRGFVAVIDTAAHAVGDVIDLPAAPDSITVSPDGLTMYVTHEDTESVSAVNLATHCVTPIEPGDTPLAVTLTPDSLTAYVTGCCSLSVIDTVTNAAQRIMVGGLPRSVQISPDGKRAYVGNVGERTVSVIDTIVQCVVNTIDIGAYPHGLAISPDGSRLYVSDYWAGTVTVVSI